One Lycium ferocissimum isolate CSIRO_LF1 unplaced genomic scaffold, AGI_CSIRO_Lferr_CH_V1 ctg17299, whole genome shotgun sequence genomic window carries:
- the LOC132042713 gene encoding uncharacterized protein LOC132042713: MSSIASESCEDDFEGYASSNEGYDYEGDGGYEGDDMGYEHHYSYNEYDGDGAHRPNEEYGQYDHNLYEGEEYYSENNREATPHEAYEEEGVNGYDEESYGGGEHEESHPTHHGHGGELRYTPFSHFRYEPIGGNLQEWEECGDG; the protein is encoded by the coding sequence atgtcatccatagcTTCCGAGTCTTGtgaagatgattttgaaggttatgCCTCTAGCAATGAAGGATATGACTATGAGGGTGACGGAGGCTATGAGGGAGATGACATGGGATATGagcatcactattcttacaatgaatatgatggtgatggtgctCATAGACCGAATGAAGAATATGGTCAATATGATCATAACTTGTACGAGGGTGAAGAATACTACTCCGAGAACAATCGTGAAGCAACACCTCAtgaggcttatgaagaagaaggagtaaATGGGTATGATGAAGAGTCCTATGGTGGAGGAGAGCATGAAGAGTCTCATCCTACACACCATGGACATGGGGGTGAATTGAGGTATACTCCTTTCTCACACTTTCGATATGAACCAATTGGTGggaacttgcaagaatgggaaGAATGTGGTGATGGATGA